One Apodemus sylvaticus chromosome 14, mApoSyl1.1, whole genome shotgun sequence DNA window includes the following coding sequences:
- the LOC127664434 gene encoding vomeronasal type-1 receptor 4-like: protein MLLKFIKKMVCPSMTVVGILGNMSVSVNYMFSWWGGPEKKPIHLVLIHLAFTNIILLLAKRLPKTKADFGLRNFLGDIDCKILLYLERVARGLSICTSSLLTVVQAIIISPRAYGWQRLRPKSAWHILPIFSLFWILNGLISVNLIYSTTNIRLNVSQLRGDMTYCYFMLPSQKIKWIVLPLMVLRDAVFQGAMGGASGYMVFLLHKHHQHVLYLQNSKLLYRTPPELRAAQSVLLLMLCFVFFYWTDCAFSLILSLSLVENSLIINIQEFLTLGYATFSPLVLIHRDRFLTGFWHVQ from the coding sequence ATGCTTTTGAAGTTCATTAAGAAAATGGTTTGTCCCTCCATGACTGTAGTTGGCATTCTGGGGAATATGTCTGTTTCTGTAAATTATATGTTCAGTTGGTGGGGAGGCCCTGAAAAGAAACCCATACACCTTGTTCTCATCCACTTGGCTTTTACAAATATCATACTTCTTCTTGCAAAAAGATTACCAAAGACAAAAGCAGATTTTGGTTTGAGAAACTTTCTAGGTGACATAGACTGTAAGATCCTCCTTTACCTGGAGAGGGTGGCCCGTGGCCTCTCCATCTGCACCAGCAGTCTGCTCACTGTGGTCCAAGCCATCATCATCAGTCCCAGAGCATATGGGTGGCAGAGACTCAGGCCAAAGTCTGCATGGCACATCCTTCCAATCTTCTCATTGTTTTGGATACTCAATGGTTTAATAAGTGTGAACCTCATCTATTCCACCACAAATATAAGACTGAATGTATCCCAGCTTAGGGGTGACATGACCTATTGTTATTTTATGCTACCaagtcagaaaataaaatggattgTTCTCCCTCTCATGGTCCTGAGAGATGCAGTGTTTCAGGGTGCCATGGGAGGGGCCAGTGGCTACATGGTATTTCTCCTCCACAAGCACCACCAGCATGTCCTCTACCTGCAGAACTCCAAGCTTCTCTACAGAACTCCCCCAGAGCTGAGAGCTGCCCAGAGTGTCCTCCTTCtgatgctctgttttgttttcttctactgGACAGATTGTGCCTTTTCTCTAATTTTAAGTCTCTCTTTAGTGGAAAATTCATTGATAATAAACATTCAAGAATTTCTGACCCTTGGTTATGCAACTTTTAGCCCCCTTGTGCTAATTCATAGGGATAGATTTCTAACTGGATTTTGGCATGTGCAAtga